From the Opitutaceae bacterium genome, one window contains:
- the dprA gene encoding DNA-processing protein DprA gives MESENLNEWQATLVLNGLPNVGPVTVGRLLEAFERDPVRILSAPERALRSVRGVGPVIAETIVHWPDHFHLGREQARLIHMGAEFLPQLHGSYPPLLRQLPDAPVGLYRIGGYDVGQRAVAIVGSRRTSPYGVSVARQLARGLAEAGWCVVSGLARGIDTAAHEAALEAGGKTVAVLGCGADICYPPENAALQEAIVRSGAVFSEFPLGRRADRQSFAMRNRIVSGMSRAVVVVETDTDGGSMITAQFAAEQGRHVFAVPGRVDHAHSRGCHQLIREGATLCTGVQDILAELDYLPGFKPSEAQAASAARKPSDDSAAGLWTRFAAGAAWHPDELALQSGRPISEISTALFMLEMEEFVVKRADGRYIAR, from the coding sequence ATGGAGAGTGAAAACCTAAACGAGTGGCAGGCGACGCTGGTGCTGAACGGCCTTCCGAATGTGGGGCCGGTGACGGTGGGTCGCCTGCTCGAGGCCTTTGAAAGGGATCCTGTGCGCATCCTTTCGGCTCCCGAACGGGCGTTGCGCTCCGTGCGCGGGGTCGGTCCTGTCATAGCCGAGACCATCGTCCACTGGCCCGATCATTTTCATCTCGGTCGGGAGCAGGCGAGGCTGATCCACATGGGGGCGGAGTTTTTGCCCCAGTTGCACGGCAGTTATCCCCCGCTCCTGCGCCAGCTGCCGGATGCGCCGGTCGGGCTGTATCGAATTGGTGGATACGATGTGGGCCAGCGGGCCGTGGCGATCGTTGGGAGCAGGCGCACGTCCCCGTACGGCGTGAGTGTCGCGCGCCAGCTTGCCCGGGGCCTTGCGGAGGCGGGGTGGTGCGTGGTGAGCGGGCTAGCTCGCGGCATCGACACGGCGGCGCACGAGGCGGCGCTGGAGGCCGGCGGCAAGACCGTAGCAGTGCTCGGTTGCGGCGCGGACATCTGCTACCCGCCAGAAAACGCCGCCCTGCAGGAGGCGATCGTGCGCTCCGGCGCGGTGTTCTCGGAATTCCCGCTCGGGCGTCGCGCGGACCGCCAGAGCTTCGCCATGCGAAACCGGATTGTCTCCGGCATGAGCCGCGCCGTCGTCGTGGTCGAGACGGACACGGATGGCGGGTCGATGATCACCGCCCAGTTTGCCGCAGAACAGGGCCGGCATGTCTTTGCCGTGCCGGGCCGCGTGGACCATGCTCATTCCCGCGGCTGCCACCAGTTGATCCGCGAGGGAGCGACCTTGTGCACGGGTGTGCAGGACATCCTTGCCGAACTCGATTACCTTCCCGGTTTTAAGCCCAGCGAGGCCCAGGCGGCTTCGGCAGCCCGCAAGCCGAGCGACGATTCGGCAGCGGGCCTGTGGACGAGATTTGCGGCAGGCGCGGCCTGGCATCCCGATGAACTTGCACTCCAGTCGGGGCGTCCGATCTCGGAGATATCGACCGCCCTTTTTATGCTGGAGATGGAGGAGTTTGTGGTAAAGCGGGCCGATGGGCGGTACATCGCCCGGTAA
- a CDS encoding DoxX family protein, whose product MNISTTSDVSTASQSTSTVARLARQLLATSDSLGSTVARVALGAMILPHGAQKLLGWFGGYGFEGTMGFFTGTLGIPAVFAFLAIVAEFFGGIALLLGVGTRVAALGVGAVMGVASTLHWQHGFFMNWYGNQKGEGVEFFVLAIALALVALLQGGGRFSIDRALTRN is encoded by the coding sequence ATGAATATCAGCACCACCTCCGACGTCTCCACCGCCTCCCAATCGACCTCCACTGTCGCGCGTCTCGCCCGTCAGCTTCTCGCAACGTCCGATTCGCTCGGTTCGACCGTGGCGCGAGTCGCCCTCGGCGCCATGATCCTGCCACACGGTGCACAAAAACTCCTCGGCTGGTTCGGTGGCTACGGCTTTGAGGGGACGATGGGATTCTTCACAGGAACGCTCGGCATCCCCGCCGTCTTCGCATTTCTCGCTATCGTCGCGGAATTCTTCGGGGGCATTGCCCTGCTACTCGGGGTGGGTACCCGCGTGGCCGCCCTTGGGGTCGGTGCAGTAATGGGCGTCGCCTCCACCCTGCACTGGCAACACGGCTTCTTCATGAACTGGTACGGCAACCAAAAGGGTGAAGGCGTCGAGTTCTTCGTCCTCGCCATCGCCCTGGCCTTGGTCGCCTTGCTCCAGGGTGGCGGTCGCTTCAGCATCGACCGCGCTCTCACTCGAAACTGA
- a CDS encoding LysR substrate-binding domain-containing protein, with product MKTEWLQALDVVSEERSLNRAATRLRLSQPSLSRQIQALEQEVGTELLDRESNGVHLTAAGVQFVRELREFLGRLERASAEARRLGRGEQRELRIGYLQSAAQSIVAPALRELRKAHREVRVVLRDLSPGEQIEALRRGELDAALVGPEGQVLAKEFYTRNLENIPVLAAVPEDHVLGSRKEIGLEELADETFVDFPEDHMPGRRRWLAGLCRKAGFKPKFGQKAEGVGHLLTLLVSEPAVTLLPAFMREYPHPGVALVRLRAPEPVWPLLLVWRRGRTTAELRALIEALARESRCKDDAET from the coding sequence ATGAAAACCGAATGGCTGCAGGCCCTGGATGTGGTGAGTGAGGAACGTTCCCTCAATCGCGCCGCCACGCGGCTCCGCCTCTCACAGCCGTCGCTCAGCCGTCAGATCCAGGCGCTCGAGCAGGAAGTCGGCACGGAGCTCCTCGACCGGGAGTCGAATGGGGTGCATCTCACCGCCGCGGGCGTGCAGTTTGTCCGCGAGCTGAGGGAGTTCCTTGGCCGCCTTGAACGGGCGTCCGCGGAGGCTCGCCGTTTGGGGCGCGGGGAGCAACGGGAGCTCCGCATCGGTTATCTGCAATCGGCGGCGCAGAGCATTGTTGCGCCTGCATTGCGCGAGTTGCGCAAGGCGCACCGTGAAGTCCGCGTCGTGCTTCGCGACCTATCTCCCGGTGAGCAGATCGAGGCGCTGCGCCGGGGCGAGTTGGATGCGGCGCTGGTGGGGCCGGAAGGGCAGGTGCTGGCAAAGGAGTTCTATACCCGAAACCTTGAGAATATTCCGGTGCTCGCCGCGGTGCCGGAAGACCATGTGCTCGGGTCGCGCAAGGAGATTGGCCTTGAGGAACTGGCCGATGAAACGTTTGTCGACTTTCCCGAGGACCACATGCCGGGACGCAGGCGTTGGCTTGCGGGTCTCTGCAGAAAGGCGGGATTTAAACCCAAGTTCGGCCAGAAGGCGGAGGGCGTGGGTCATTTGCTGACGCTTCTCGTGAGTGAGCCGGCCGTCACGCTCCTGCCGGCGTTCATGCGGGAGTACCCGCATCCGGGGGTCGCCTTGGTGCGCTTGCGTGCGCCAGAGCCCGTGTGGCCGTTGCTGCTCGTGTGGCGCAGGGGCCGGACCACGGCGGAGCTACGCGCCCTCATCGAGGCGCTCGCGCGCGAAAGCCGATGCAAGGACGACGCCGAGACCTAA
- a CDS encoding histidine triad nucleotide-binding protein: MAKTLFQRIIDREIPARIQHEDDRCIVIHDIQPQAPVHVLVIPKVHIARIGEADTSHEALLGHLLLTAASVARQLNLAQGFRIVINNGPHGGESVPHLHVHVLGSRQLGWPPG, encoded by the coding sequence ATGGCCAAGACCCTCTTTCAACGCATCATCGACCGTGAGATCCCCGCCCGCATCCAGCATGAGGACGATCGGTGCATCGTCATCCACGACATCCAACCGCAGGCACCCGTGCACGTGCTCGTGATCCCAAAGGTCCACATCGCACGTATCGGCGAAGCGGATACGTCGCACGAGGCGCTGCTCGGCCACCTGCTGCTGACGGCTGCGTCGGTGGCGCGTCAACTGAACCTGGCGCAGGGTTTTCGGATTGTGATCAACAATGGCCCCCACGGCGGCGAGTCGGTCCCCCACCTGCACGTGCATGTGCTGGGCTCACGCCAGCTTGGCTGGCCGCCGGGTTAG
- a CDS encoding pirin family protein has protein sequence MITVRKSDERGRSESGWLDSRHSFSFGAYHDPNHMGWGPLRVLNEDKVAPGAGFPAHAHQDMEILTIVLSGSLEHRDSLGNGSTIYPGEVQRMSAGTGIRHSEMNPDRAKPAHFVQVWILPESSGLTPDYAQKAFTQRRRPGSFTLIASRGGKDGSLTLNQDVDVYVVDVMPNTMPTLPLRLGRGAWAQVTRGTVELNGQELRSGDGASLRDESELKLTGTAPAEVLVFDVPWRSNN, from the coding sequence ATGATCACGGTACGCAAATCAGATGAGCGAGGCCGCTCCGAGTCCGGTTGGTTGGACAGCCGGCACTCGTTCAGCTTCGGCGCCTATCATGATCCCAACCACATGGGCTGGGGCCCCCTGCGTGTTCTTAACGAAGACAAAGTTGCCCCCGGCGCAGGATTCCCCGCGCATGCGCATCAGGACATGGAAATCCTGACCATTGTCCTTTCAGGGTCGCTCGAACACCGCGACTCGCTTGGAAACGGGTCCACGATCTATCCCGGCGAGGTGCAGCGAATGAGCGCCGGTACCGGCATTCGCCACAGCGAAATGAACCCGGACCGGGCCAAGCCCGCCCATTTCGTCCAGGTCTGGATTCTTCCCGAAAGCAGCGGTCTCACCCCCGATTACGCCCAGAAGGCCTTTACGCAGCGTCGCCGGCCAGGCTCTTTCACCTTGATCGCGTCGCGCGGTGGCAAGGACGGGAGCCTTACGCTCAATCAGGACGTGGATGTCTACGTCGTGGATGTCATGCCCAACACCATGCCGACCCTGCCGCTTCGACTCGGCCGGGGGGCGTGGGCGCAGGTCACCCGTGGCACAGTCGAGCTCAACGGACAGGAACTACGCTCCGGCGACGGCGCCTCCCTCAGGGATGAAAGCGAATTGAAACTGACGGGCACCGCCCCCGCCGAGGTGCTTGTCTTCGACGTGCCGTGGCGATCCAATAACTGA
- the nrdR gene encoding transcriptional regulator NrdR, with amino-acid sequence MRCPKCTSIEDKVIDSRISKEGTTIRRRRECTECGYRFTTTESIVRDGLVVIKRDGRREDFDREKLVHAVRAALHKRPVDAEQLAMLVEDVIDQVEADYESEIPSQALGDAVMHRLRKIDQVAYVRFASVYKEFRDVSEFMHEIKSLDSPAEKAGKPGKA; translated from the coding sequence ATGCGTTGCCCCAAATGCACGTCGATCGAAGACAAGGTGATCGACTCCCGTATCAGCAAGGAGGGAACGACCATTCGCCGTCGTCGCGAATGCACGGAATGCGGCTACCGCTTCACGACCACTGAATCCATCGTCCGCGACGGCTTGGTCGTCATCAAGCGCGATGGGCGCCGCGAAGACTTTGATCGCGAGAAGCTGGTGCACGCAGTCCGCGCCGCCTTGCACAAACGCCCCGTCGACGCCGAGCAGCTCGCCATGTTGGTCGAGGACGTGATCGACCAGGTGGAGGCGGACTACGAGAGCGAGATCCCGTCACAGGCGCTTGGCGATGCCGTCATGCATCGCCTCAGGAAGATCGACCAGGTCGCGTACGTCCGCTTCGCAAGCGTCTACAAGGAGTTCCGCGACGTCTCCGAGTTCATGCACGAGATCAAGAGTCTCGACTCCCCCGCGGAAAAAGCGGGAAAGCCCGGCAAGGCATGA
- a CDS encoding aminodeoxychorismate/anthranilate synthase component II has product MLLVIDNFDSFTYNLVQYFGQLGVEQRVFRNNEITPDEALALNPDRVLLSPGPCSPTEAGVTLAMIEAFKGKKPILGVCLGHQSIGHAFGGKVVRASRLMHGKTSPILHRNTDVFNGMPQGFAATRYHSLLVERATLPDCLEITAETAEGEIMGLRHRTLPVWGVQFHPESIATDGGMRILENFLKLN; this is encoded by the coding sequence GTGCTTCTCGTCATCGATAACTTCGACTCCTTCACTTACAACCTGGTCCAATACTTCGGCCAGCTCGGGGTGGAACAGCGCGTGTTTCGCAACAACGAGATCACCCCGGATGAGGCGCTCGCACTGAATCCCGACCGGGTGTTGCTCTCCCCGGGCCCATGCTCCCCCACGGAGGCTGGCGTGACGCTTGCCATGATCGAGGCGTTCAAGGGCAAGAAACCGATCCTGGGCGTCTGCCTGGGCCACCAATCGATCGGCCACGCCTTCGGCGGCAAGGTGGTGCGCGCGAGCCGGCTGATGCACGGTAAGACCTCTCCGATTCTCCATCGGAACACGGATGTCTTCAACGGCATGCCACAGGGATTCGCGGCGACACGCTACCACTCGCTACTTGTCGAGCGCGCCACCCTTCCCGATTGCCTTGAGATTACGGCCGAGACCGCCGAGGGCGAGATCATGGGACTGCGTCACCGCACTCTCCCCGTCTGGGGCGTCCAATTCCATCCGGAGTCAATTGCGACCGACGGCGGCATGCGCATCCTGGAAAATTTCCTGAAGCTGAACTGA
- the tgt gene encoding tRNA guanosine(34) transglycosylase Tgt, with translation MTAQSTQFELLHTDSTTAARRGRLTTRHGVIETPIFMPVGTQGTVKAVTPAHLREIGSQIILGNTYHLNLRPGSELVGDMGGLHTFMGWDGPILTDSGGFQVFSLAKLREVREDGVAFQSHLDGAKLFLGPREVMTIQANLGSDIAMVLDECPPWPCTRDECARAVDRSLRWARQCRDIALENGFLAAGHQVFAIVQGSTFDDLRREAAEGLVSLDLTGYAVGGVSVGEPEHEMLKQVGASTPYLPANKPRYTMGLGTPPQILKMVALGVDMFDCVMPTRVARNGLVFTPDGPMNLKNERFRADKRPISEECVNYTTRFSRAYLRHLCVAGEMLSGTLLTLHNLHFFLDLMTQARAHIEAGDFGPWSRAWIERYEAGAAERRT, from the coding sequence GTGACCGCCCAGAGCACCCAGTTCGAGCTCCTCCATACCGATTCCACGACCGCCGCGCGCCGGGGGCGGCTGACTACCCGACACGGTGTCATCGAGACTCCCATCTTCATGCCCGTCGGTACCCAGGGTACGGTGAAAGCCGTCACGCCTGCTCACCTGCGTGAAATCGGGAGCCAGATCATTTTGGGCAACACCTACCACCTGAACCTCCGGCCCGGCAGCGAGTTGGTCGGGGATATGGGAGGACTGCACACCTTCATGGGGTGGGACGGCCCAATCCTCACCGACAGCGGTGGATTTCAGGTCTTCAGCCTCGCCAAGCTCCGCGAGGTCCGCGAGGACGGCGTGGCTTTCCAATCGCACCTCGACGGCGCGAAGTTGTTTTTGGGGCCAAGGGAAGTGATGACCATCCAGGCGAATCTGGGGAGTGACATCGCGATGGTGCTGGATGAGTGCCCTCCCTGGCCCTGTACCCGCGACGAGTGCGCGAGGGCCGTTGACCGCAGCCTGCGTTGGGCCCGCCAGTGCCGCGACATTGCGCTGGAGAATGGTTTCCTTGCCGCTGGCCACCAGGTGTTCGCGATCGTGCAGGGTTCGACGTTTGACGACCTGCGGCGCGAGGCGGCCGAGGGGCTGGTGTCGCTCGACCTGACCGGTTATGCCGTCGGGGGAGTGAGCGTCGGCGAGCCTGAACATGAGATGTTGAAGCAGGTGGGCGCCTCCACCCCGTACCTGCCGGCCAACAAACCTCGCTACACAATGGGACTGGGCACGCCCCCCCAGATCCTCAAGATGGTCGCGCTTGGCGTCGACATGTTTGACTGCGTGATGCCCACCCGGGTCGCTCGAAACGGCCTCGTCTTCACGCCAGACGGCCCGATGAACCTGAAGAACGAGCGGTTCCGGGCGGACAAGCGGCCGATCAGCGAGGAATGTGTCAATTACACCACGCGCTTCTCGCGGGCCTATCTCCGCCACCTGTGCGTCGCGGGAGAGATGCTGAGCGGGACTTTGCTTACCCTCCACAACCTACACTTCTTCCTCGACCTCATGACGCAGGCGCGAGCCCACATCGAGGCTGGTGATTTCGGGCCCTGGTCGCGGGCGTGGATCGAACGCTACGAGGCAGGGGCCGCCGAGCGCAGGACATGA
- a CDS encoding DEAD/DEAH box helicase: MLRKFIAKIRDSLSQKPKSASPAPSSPGHPTRAKHEERRHHGKGKHTPRGGSASDAPAKGSAKGGRPQGGRGGERQGSKNEPRSQGRKHADTPHREPAAHAPKPAPAPQAPIDVPAMDTAFSKLGLTDAIAYAVQQMGYNEPTPIQQQAIPVVLEGRDVIGSAQTGTGKTAAFALPIVQRLGSHGRLRCLILEPTRELALQVEEAFRKYTQFTHLRATVVYGGVGYGKQREDLHRGVDILAATPGRLLDHMEQGDVSLSDIEILVLDEVDRMLDMGFLPDVKRIVQKCPKSRQTLFFTATLPPEIAQLAGWALKDPVEVKIGQRRSPAETVAHAFYPVVASQKFELLEELLKRTEYKSVIVFSRTKFGADRIARRLQQAGHTVGVIHADRNQRERIEALEGFKSGKFEVLVATDIAARGLDIAGVSHVVNYDVPENPEDYVHRIGRTGRAQNTGDAFTLVTEDDVRDARSIERFINASIERKRLEGFNYIYSALFDEKAQPLIPTKPAGRLHRGGRR; encoded by the coding sequence ATGCTGCGGAAGTTCATTGCGAAAATCCGGGACTCGCTTTCCCAAAAACCCAAGTCTGCCTCGCCCGCACCGTCGTCACCCGGCCATCCGACGCGCGCGAAGCACGAGGAGCGTCGGCATCATGGCAAGGGCAAGCACACCCCGCGGGGTGGCTCCGCATCCGACGCCCCCGCCAAAGGATCTGCAAAGGGGGGCCGCCCCCAGGGGGGCCGCGGCGGAGAACGCCAGGGATCGAAGAACGAGCCTCGGAGCCAGGGGCGCAAACATGCGGATACCCCCCATCGGGAGCCCGCCGCCCATGCTCCCAAGCCGGCCCCCGCCCCGCAGGCACCCATCGACGTGCCAGCGATGGACACCGCCTTCTCGAAACTTGGGCTGACCGACGCCATCGCCTACGCTGTCCAGCAGATGGGTTACAACGAACCGACGCCCATCCAGCAACAGGCGATCCCGGTGGTGCTTGAGGGACGTGACGTGATCGGATCCGCGCAGACTGGCACGGGCAAGACCGCCGCCTTCGCACTCCCCATCGTCCAGCGGCTTGGCAGTCACGGGCGCCTGCGGTGCCTGATCCTCGAGCCCACCCGCGAACTCGCCCTGCAGGTCGAGGAGGCTTTCAGGAAGTACACCCAGTTCACCCACCTGCGCGCGACCGTTGTGTATGGAGGAGTTGGATACGGTAAACAGCGGGAGGACCTGCACCGCGGGGTGGACATCCTCGCGGCCACGCCGGGCCGGCTCCTCGACCACATGGAACAGGGCGACGTGTCGCTCTCCGACATCGAGATCCTCGTCCTCGACGAGGTCGACCGCATGCTCGACATGGGATTCTTGCCGGACGTGAAGCGCATCGTCCAGAAATGCCCGAAGAGCCGGCAGACCCTTTTCTTCACCGCCACCCTCCCGCCGGAGATTGCACAACTCGCCGGCTGGGCGCTGAAGGACCCCGTGGAGGTGAAGATCGGCCAAAGACGCTCGCCGGCCGAGACCGTGGCCCATGCGTTTTATCCCGTGGTGGCCTCCCAGAAGTTCGAGCTGCTCGAGGAGCTGCTGAAGCGCACGGAGTACAAGAGCGTGATCGTCTTCAGCCGCACGAAGTTTGGCGCCGACAGGATTGCCAGGCGGCTGCAACAGGCCGGTCACACGGTCGGGGTCATCCATGCGGACCGCAACCAGCGCGAGCGCATCGAGGCGCTCGAAGGCTTCAAGAGCGGCAAGTTCGAGGTGCTCGTAGCGACCGACATCGCGGCGCGCGGCCTCGACATCGCCGGGGTGTCGCACGTGGTCAATTACGACGTGCCGGAGAACCCCGAGGACTACGTGCACCGGATCGGTCGCACGGGGCGCGCGCAAAACACGGGCGACGCCTTCACGCTTGTCACCGAGGACGACGTCCGGGATGCGCGCTCGATCGAACGCTTCATCAACGCGAGCATCGAGCGAAAGAGGCTCGAGGGCTTCAACTACATCTACTCGGCCTTGTTCGATGAGAAGGCACAGCCTCTCATCCCGACAAAACCCGCAGGCAGGCTCCACCGGGGCGGCAGGCGTTGA
- a CDS encoding class I SAM-dependent methyltransferase has protein sequence MIATTSSPSEAMLELRSVSFFGRTFDEYERFFALDAQALRRCRVLDVAAGPSSFTAEANRREIFAVAVDPLYGSAPEGLEQHIAIDYRAMFAKMRAHPELFRFHSFTSFEEAEASRRAAARRFLVDYGAHFVHDRYVGAALPDLPFEDRSFDLVLCAHFLFTYGHLLSHAFHVQSCRELVRVASGEVRLHPVVGVNGLVYPRLDELRTELFAGGVDSELVQLDYEFFTGADSMLVLRRRSD, from the coding sequence ATGATCGCCACGACTTCCTCGCCTTCGGAAGCAATGCTTGAACTCCGCTCCGTTTCTTTCTTCGGACGGACTTTTGACGAATACGAACGCTTCTTCGCACTCGATGCGCAGGCGCTTCGTCGATGCCGCGTGCTCGACGTCGCCGCCGGTCCGTCATCCTTTACGGCAGAAGCCAACCGCCGTGAAATTTTCGCGGTGGCTGTCGACCCTCTGTACGGTTCCGCCCCTGAAGGCCTCGAGCAGCACATCGCCATCGATTACCGCGCCATGTTCGCGAAGATGCGTGCGCACCCCGAGCTTTTCCGGTTCCACTCGTTCACCTCGTTTGAAGAAGCCGAGGCAAGCAGGCGTGCTGCTGCCCGGCGTTTCCTGGTCGATTATGGGGCTCACTTCGTGCACGATCGGTACGTGGGAGCGGCGCTCCCGGACCTGCCTTTTGAGGACCGCAGCTTCGACCTCGTCCTGTGCGCGCATTTCCTCTTCACGTACGGGCACCTTCTGTCACACGCGTTTCATGTCCAGTCCTGCCGCGAACTGGTGCGCGTGGCCTCCGGTGAGGTTCGCCTGCACCCGGTCGTCGGTGTCAATGGCCTCGTCTACCCGCGGCTCGATGAACTCCGCACGGAGCTTTTCGCCGGGGGCGTGGACTCGGAGCTGGTGCAGCTCGACTACGAGTTCTTCACCGGCGCCGACAGCATGCTGGTGCTGCGTCGCCGCTCCGACTAG
- a CDS encoding ABC-F family ATP-binding cassette domain-containing protein: MLTLADVSKSYGTRELFSDVSLFISRADRLGLVGPNGAGKSTLFNLILGEEKPDTGTITWERGADYGFLPQESAPVGDETILGIATSGRSLEPSEDNWDIDYTLEPRAKKILAGLGFREGDFEKPAKTFSGGWVMRAHLARLLVNEPALLLLDEPTNHLDLEALLWFQDYLTRYPGGLVVISHDRAFLNALCTGMLELRAGTLHYYHGNYDSFLREKEDRKAQQAALFKNQQREIAHLQKFVDRFGAKASMASRAKSKEKQIERLLEDAVEEPMEELKRINFKFPQPPRSALKVIELSHVQQAYGDHIVYRDLNFTAERGQRIVLVGPNGAGKSTLLKILADVVPIQRGERELGSNVITGYFAQNRLDNLKADATVFENVMELRTVENQLTEQQARAILGAFLFRKDDVHKKVSVLSGGEKSRLALARLLVKPPNLLLMDEPTTHLDIPSIDALVNALKSFEGTLIFISHDVYFIRSLAEQVLHVNAGRLTPYAGNYDYYLEKSRATNERAALTAGFTDARPKQDPVPQVQKASTAAKPKVDKSELKKLKAEVMRLESEISELEKKQNELTAALEAPETYADHGKALHLNRELSAIVDRLQAATHAWEAAATRLSTAESGA; encoded by the coding sequence ATGCTCACCCTGGCAGATGTCTCAAAGTCCTACGGTACACGCGAGTTGTTCAGCGATGTGTCACTCTTCATCTCGCGCGCCGATCGTCTGGGCCTTGTCGGCCCCAATGGCGCCGGCAAATCCACCCTGTTCAACCTGATCCTGGGCGAGGAGAAGCCGGACACCGGTACAATCACCTGGGAAAGGGGGGCGGACTATGGGTTCCTTCCGCAGGAAAGCGCCCCGGTCGGGGACGAGACCATCCTCGGCATTGCCACCAGCGGCCGCAGCCTCGAACCAAGCGAGGACAACTGGGATATTGATTACACCCTCGAACCACGTGCAAAGAAGATCCTGGCAGGGTTGGGATTCCGCGAAGGCGACTTTGAGAAGCCCGCCAAGACGTTCTCCGGCGGTTGGGTCATGCGCGCACACCTCGCGCGCCTTCTGGTCAACGAGCCCGCGCTTCTGCTGCTCGACGAACCCACCAACCACCTCGACCTCGAGGCCTTGCTCTGGTTTCAGGATTATCTCACGCGTTACCCCGGCGGCCTGGTCGTCATTTCCCACGATCGCGCCTTCCTGAACGCACTGTGCACCGGTATGCTCGAACTGCGCGCCGGCACGCTTCACTACTACCACGGCAACTACGACTCGTTCCTTCGGGAGAAGGAGGATCGCAAGGCCCAGCAGGCCGCCCTCTTCAAGAACCAGCAGCGCGAAATCGCCCACCTCCAAAAGTTCGTCGACCGTTTCGGCGCAAAAGCCTCGATGGCCTCCCGCGCCAAATCCAAGGAGAAACAGATCGAGCGCCTACTCGAGGATGCCGTCGAGGAACCGATGGAGGAACTCAAGCGCATCAACTTCAAGTTCCCCCAGCCTCCGCGCTCCGCCCTCAAGGTCATTGAACTCTCCCACGTGCAGCAGGCGTACGGTGACCATATCGTTTACCGCGACCTCAACTTCACAGCCGAGCGCGGCCAACGCATCGTGCTCGTCGGGCCCAACGGCGCCGGCAAGTCGACCCTCCTGAAGATCCTCGCCGACGTGGTGCCGATCCAACGCGGTGAACGCGAACTCGGGAGCAATGTCATCACAGGCTATTTCGCGCAGAACCGTCTCGATAACCTCAAGGCGGACGCCACCGTTTTTGAAAACGTCATGGAGTTGCGCACCGTTGAGAATCAGCTCACGGAGCAACAGGCCCGGGCGATTCTGGGCGCTTTCCTTTTCCGCAAGGACGACGTGCACAAGAAGGTGTCGGTGCTTTCAGGCGGGGAAAAATCCCGCCTCGCACTTGCCCGCCTTCTGGTGAAGCCGCCGAACCTGCTGTTGATGGACGAGCCCACCACCCACCTCGACATCCCTTCAATTGACGCACTGGTGAACGCGCTCAAATCCTTCGAAGGCACGCTGATCTTCATCAGTCACGACGTGTATTTCATCCGCTCACTGGCGGAGCAGGTACTGCACGTAAATGCGGGCCGCCTGACGCCATACGCAGGCAACTACGATTATTACCTGGAGAAATCACGTGCGACCAACGAACGCGCTGCGTTGACGGCCGGGTTCACAGATGCGCGTCCCAAGCAGGATCCCGTCCCCCAGGTCCAAAAGGCCTCGACTGCGGCGAAGCCGAAGGTGGACAAGTCCGAGCTGAAAAAGCTCAAGGCGGAGGTGATGCGCCTTGAAAGCGAGATCTCCGAGCTGGAGAAGAAACAGAACGAATTGACAGCCGCCCTTGAGGCTCCGGAGACCTACGCCGACCATGGCAAGGCCCTCCATCTGAATCGCGAGCTTTCAGCGATTGTCGACCGACTGCAGGCCGCCACGCACGCCTGGGAAGCGGCCGCCACCCGGCTGTCGACAGCCGAGAGCGGTGCCTAG